From Spiroplasma eriocheiris, the proteins below share one genomic window:
- a CDS encoding phosphatase PAP2 family protein, translating into MKSTNPTRSVKANFFTNKNSHWYFFAIPLLIIFVINLGLLIASAWYGVDYQIAAVLAGGLNNEFGKYWALFYNQLGNTELFVVLLIYLAILLETLFLVKIKRNKIKFKNNYWIVNSYYIIVGLGWVIGNSLTIAFIPTTDEGFGFGIDYILLDSMKYRLTGSILAFIYQTVLLGLGLYYVRFKLVKTNRILTEQAWIKAVKGVSFLIITYLVVAILKGSTQRTYYYNAIFGDLIRAHPDLLSHYLQQSEFKYGYNLGSGYVDNIPWEYQYPWWKPTSLIDNPNMPVFNLPWEYAFPSGHINATFCSGALIILFLKNSDNKEVNWKVKGLFVIWLIHIISINFALIVERMHWISDTAFTFVFSILMILAVHFGVNKIFKNHLNREPALLLT; encoded by the coding sequence ATGAAGTCAACGAATCCAACGAGGTCAGTTAAGGCTAATTTTTTCACGAACAAAAATTCCCATTGATATTTTTTTGCGATCCCTCTGTTAATAATTTTTGTTATTAATTTAGGATTATTAATTGCAAGCGCGTGATATGGTGTTGATTATCAAATTGCGGCGGTACTAGCGGGTGGATTAAATAATGAATTTGGCAAATACTGAGCTCTTTTTTATAATCAATTAGGTAATACTGAATTATTTGTTGTCTTATTGATTTATTTAGCAATTTTGTTAGAAACGTTATTTTTAGTTAAAATTAAACGGAATAAAATAAAATTTAAAAATAATTATTGAATAGTAAATAGTTATTATATCATCGTAGGACTAGGATGAGTTATTGGCAACTCTCTTACGATTGCGTTTATTCCCACAACGGATGAAGGTTTTGGGTTTGGGATTGATTATATTTTACTTGATAGTATGAAATATCGATTGACTGGTTCAATTTTAGCTTTTATTTACCAAACAGTTTTATTAGGATTAGGTTTATACTATGTTCGTTTTAAATTAGTTAAAACAAACCGAATTTTAACTGAGCAAGCATGAATTAAAGCCGTGAAAGGGGTTTCTTTCTTAATTATTACTTATTTAGTAGTAGCTATTTTAAAGGGATCAACTCAACGAACATATTATTATAATGCTATTTTTGGAGATTTAATAAGAGCTCACCCGGATTTACTAAGCCATTACCTCCAACAATCTGAATTTAAATATGGCTATAATTTAGGGAGCGGTTATGTTGATAATATTCCGTGAGAATACCAATACCCTTGGTGGAAACCAACTAGTTTAATTGATAATCCTAATATGCCAGTTTTTAATCTCCCATGAGAGTATGCTTTTCCAAGTGGTCATATTAATGCGACCTTTTGTTCCGGGGCGTTAATTATTTTATTTTTAAAAAATAGTGATAATAAAGAAGTAAACTGAAAAGTAAAAGGATTATTTGTAATTTGATTAATTCACATTATTTCAATAAATTTTGCCTTAATTGTTGAACGTATGCACTGAATTTCCGATACTGCTTTTACCTTTGTCTTTTCAATATTAATGATTTTGGCTGTTCATTTTGGAGTTAATAAAATTTTTAAAAACCATTTAAATAGAGAACCGGCATTATTATTGACTTAA
- a CDS encoding Holliday junction resolvase RecU, with protein sequence MILPNNRGMFLEELINYTINDYRKRNLAIIYKRPVEIIPVVKNGNHISKAYFKEKSTCDYYGLYQGTYLEFETKETNQTKFNLNSLKQHQFKQLELVNLHKGISFIIVYFRYYDRYFLLPYHALNNWIVMNTTKQIPLQYFEDKGYELSISYPSLLDFIHILNQLISYI encoded by the coding sequence ATGATTTTACCAAATAACCGGGGGATGTTTTTGGAAGAACTCATTAATTATACCATTAATGATTATCGCAAGCGTAACCTCGCCATCATCTATAAACGACCCGTAGAGATTATTCCGGTTGTGAAAAATGGCAACCACATTAGTAAGGCTTATTTTAAAGAAAAATCAACATGTGACTATTATGGTTTATATCAAGGTACGTATTTAGAATTTGAAACAAAAGAAACTAATCAAACAAAATTTAATTTAAATTCTTTAAAGCAACATCAATTTAAACAACTAGAACTTGTTAACTTGCACAAAGGTATAAGTTTTATTATTGTTTATTTTCGCTATTATGACCGTTATTTTTTATTGCCATATCACGCCTTAAACAATTGAATAGTAATGAACACTACCAAACAGATTCCACTGCAATATTTTGAAGATAAGGGCTATGAATTATCAATATCTTATCCATCGTTGTTAGATTTTATCCATATTCTTAATCAGTTAATCAGTTATATTTAG
- a CDS encoding lipoprotein, with translation MKKILAMLGAISIATISATSVVACVPPGGGGSSPIASGIDLSRLTYEQVTKDGKLNLTYNGVYGQDADPNFTRGLETAIQAIYTNYFDWSQVEVNISAPVLVDKILNLSDATVNFKAKPNVSGFTGQVEWKDVNLQPYLEDWLPASRQVIEVAEADKGNLAKLKAAATKQLFGPNAPDSYFDTASLTGALDSTDATKYIVKISGTSQFFNAKSINDKITFRIKTTA, from the coding sequence ATGAAGAAAATATTAGCAATGTTAGGAGCTATTTCAATTGCGACAATTAGTGCAACCTCAGTTGTTGCTTGTGTACCACCGGGAGGTGGGGGTTCAAGCCCAATTGCCTCAGGAATTGATTTAAGTAGACTAACGTATGAACAAGTAACAAAAGATGGAAAACTTAATTTAACTTATAATGGTGTTTATGGTCAAGATGCTGATCCTAATTTTACGCGGGGATTAGAAACTGCAATTCAAGCAATTTATACTAACTATTTTGACTGATCACAAGTTGAGGTTAACATATCAGCCCCTGTTCTTGTTGACAAAATCCTTAATTTATCAGATGCGACAGTTAACTTTAAAGCAAAACCAAATGTGAGTGGTTTTACCGGCCAAGTTGAATGAAAGGATGTTAATTTACAGCCTTATTTAGAAGATTGGTTACCTGCTAGTCGGCAAGTGATTGAAGTTGCTGAAGCGGATAAGGGAAATTTAGCTAAATTAAAAGCAGCTGCTACTAAACAACTTTTTGGACCCAATGCTCCTGATAGTTACTTTGATACCGCTAGTTTAACTGGTGCGCTTGATTCTACTGATGCTACTAAATATATCGTGAAAATCAGCGGAACATCACAATTCTTTAATGCTAAAAGTATTAATGATAAGATTACTTTTAGGATTAAAACTACCGCTTAA
- a CDS encoding DivIVA domain-containing protein — translation MKSIKLKAVDIVNKEFQVDYQGYDPQEVDLFLDMIATDYRVFENMAEEYNKEIKYLRQQLTDLQEKNEVLKAKLDVTKAQKAKLEEEGFSKADLIKRIHNLEGKINND, via the coding sequence ATGAAAAGTATAAAATTAAAAGCCGTTGATATTGTTAATAAGGAGTTTCAAGTTGACTACCAGGGTTATGACCCCCAAGAAGTTGATTTATTTCTAGATATGATCGCCACGGATTATCGAGTTTTTGAAAACATGGCTGAAGAGTATAATAAAGAAATTAAATATTTACGACAACAACTAACTGATTTACAAGAGAAAAATGAAGTTCTCAAAGCTAAATTAGATGTTACAAAAGCCCAAAAAGCAAAATTAGAAGAAGAAGGATTTAGTAAAGCAGATTTAATTAAAAGAATTCATAATTTAGAAGGAAAAATTAATAACGATTAG
- a CDS encoding Gfo/Idh/MocA family protein, translating to MLRFGIIGTGNIATEFIDAARQIKDIELSCLYSRSMEKAKIFSLKNSLQVRMTTTFEDMLDHIDAIYIASPNGLHYQQAKYFLQQQKHVFLEKPLAFSAHEARDLEQVALVNNVILMEAFKPIHLPEYEVLSENVNKIKPFIASFHWNKYSSRMKEVLIDEYHSVFDENLGKGSLYDALIYPVELAIALFGKVKEVKAMSHKLKNNVDINNVVIIRHENDIITNIVCSKAATGISKSEILSYDYTITFDHLTMLSNLAIYDRFQNETTQLFTEEGNKNKIVYELKKFINIIKVNDINEMRRLLDLTIEAIRVLELVNINE from the coding sequence ATGTTAAGATTTGGGATTATAGGTACTGGTAATATTGCTACTGAGTTTATTGATGCTGCTCGGCAAATCAAAGATATTGAATTGAGTTGTCTTTATTCACGCAGTATGGAAAAAGCCAAGATTTTCTCTTTAAAAAATAGCTTGCAAGTACGGATGACAACTACTTTTGAAGATATGTTAGATCATATCGATGCAATTTATATTGCATCTCCCAACGGATTACATTACCAACAAGCTAAATATTTTTTGCAACAACAAAAACATGTTTTTTTAGAAAAACCATTAGCATTTAGTGCCCATGAAGCACGGGATTTAGAACAGGTTGCCCTGGTGAATAATGTTATTTTAATGGAAGCCTTTAAACCAATTCACTTGCCTGAATATGAAGTATTAAGTGAAAACGTTAATAAAATTAAGCCCTTTATTGCAAGTTTTCATTGAAACAAATATTCAAGTCGTATGAAAGAAGTTTTAATAGATGAGTATCATTCGGTTTTTGATGAAAATCTTGGAAAGGGTTCTTTATATGATGCTTTAATTTACCCTGTGGAGTTAGCAATTGCATTATTTGGAAAAGTAAAAGAAGTTAAAGCAATGAGTCATAAGTTAAAAAACAATGTTGATATTAATAACGTTGTGATTATACGCCATGAAAATGATATTATTACTAATATTGTCTGTTCCAAAGCAGCTACTGGAATTAGCAAAAGTGAAATTTTAAGTTATGACTATACAATTACATTTGATCATTTAACAATGCTAAGTAATTTAGCAATCTATGATCGTTTTCAAAATGAAACAACGCAGTTATTTACCGAAGAGGGAAATAAAAACAAAATAGTCTATGAATTAAAGAAATTTATCAATATAATTAAAGTAAATGATATTAACGAAATGCGACGATTATTAGATTTAACAATTGAAGCAATTAGAGTTTTAGAATTAGTTAATATTAACGAATAA
- a CDS encoding TIR domain-containing protein: protein MKKVFIAYHLGKDDEYKNQFLEKFQEKINITNESYYPEEVNDRLFSDQDLINKIKQEVLQATNVTIVLIGSETWKRKNVDWEIAASLQKPKSLILGIFLPTNNNYGFTKKLIDEKTIPARLFENYKKGYLQLYNWNPISMKPFEWISAAEEQATQTAHNNLALLRQNR from the coding sequence ATGAAGAAAGTTTTCATAGCATACCATCTTGGAAAAGATGATGAATACAAGAACCAGTTTCTTGAAAAATTTCAAGAAAAAATTAATATTACAAATGAAAGTTATTATCCTGAGGAAGTTAATGATCGCTTGTTTAGTGACCAGGATCTTATCAACAAAATTAAACAAGAAGTTTTACAAGCCACAAATGTGACAATTGTGTTAATTGGGAGTGAAACTTGAAAACGAAAAAATGTGGATTGAGAAATTGCTGCTAGTTTACAAAAACCAAAATCTTTAATTCTGGGGATTTTCTTGCCAACTAACAATAACTATGGTTTTACCAAAAAATTGATTGATGAAAAAACAATCCCCGCCCGGTTATTTGAAAATTATAAAAAAGGATATCTCCAATTATATAATTGAAACCCCATTAGTATGAAACCATTCGAATGGATTAGCGCTGCTGAAGAACAAGCAACCCAAACTGCCCATAATAATTTAGCATTATTACGGCAAAATCGATAA
- a CDS encoding aldose epimerase family protein has protein sequence MYILDNGELTAQISKDPFELVSLKKGNKEYVYQKDNVWKKSWPICFPITGKLINNQYRYNGQTYSMNGHGFFRNIINWEVVEYSSTILTVRYESTDEFQDQYPFKFIIYVTYELVGNKLLNKVNIVNNGSEKLPYNFGWHPAFICDDHLGKVIFDRPQTLTHVPLDNFLTDNLPTENINEIFLDKYDFSKSQCYALFDQSTDHILVVDPNRVIKIRTTGYPNVIIWKCNDDAKFICVEPWDGHQDVVNYENTPLDEKPWINLLRKNDNQEYLLEVEIAK, from the coding sequence ATGTATATTCTAGATAATGGTGAATTAACCGCCCAAATTAGCAAAGATCCATTTGAACTAGTATCATTAAAAAAAGGCAATAAAGAATATGTTTATCAAAAAGATAATGTATGAAAAAAATCATGACCAATTTGTTTTCCAATTACCGGTAAATTAATTAATAATCAATATCGTTATAATGGCCAAACTTACTCAATGAATGGTCATGGTTTTTTTCGTAATATTATTAATTGAGAAGTCGTTGAGTATTCATCAACAATTTTAACAGTGCGATATGAAAGTACTGATGAGTTTCAAGACCAGTATCCATTTAAATTTATTATATATGTTACGTATGAGTTAGTAGGCAATAAGTTACTTAATAAAGTTAATATTGTTAATAATGGTAGTGAAAAATTGCCCTATAATTTTGGATGACATCCCGCCTTTATTTGTGATGATCATTTAGGAAAAGTAATTTTTGACCGGCCACAAACTTTGACCCATGTTCCACTGGATAATTTTTTAACTGATAATTTACCAACGGAAAACATTAATGAAATCTTTTTGGATAAATATGATTTTTCAAAATCGCAATGCTATGCATTATTTGACCAGTCAACTGACCATATTTTAGTAGTTGACCCAAACCGGGTTATTAAAATTCGTACCACTGGTTATCCAAATGTTATTATTTGGAAATGCAATGATGATGCAAAATTTATTTGTGTGGAACCGTGAGATGGTCACCAGGATGTTGTTAATTATGAAAATACACCATTGGATGAAAAGCCATGGATTAATCTCTTGCGCAAAAACGATAACCAAGAGTACTTACTAGAAGTTGAAATTGCAAAATAA
- a CDS encoding TMEM164 family acyltransferase: protein MVIFSWVLPIIIAILLVGSLWVFPNFYFKTTKTWYLRFAIVAWLLITEATQFWEMLSNQGWQHFANYFTLYACTISAWVAIIMLLYPKRIFLDCFFPLGVMGPILTLIFPSKQPTIFEWTYYVFFLGHILTLFGFMYIYLFNFTDYKFSKRAFQFAIITGIIVLALVELFNVYFGTNYIVGDITWALGLKELPRPWQFVVAFFSGLGIILIGLAIPYFFKPIYQYQTNTKLHETWWEILFGKIKTKIKQSNNEVNESNEVS, encoded by the coding sequence ATGGTGATATTTTCTTGAGTTTTGCCAATTATTATTGCAATTTTATTAGTTGGAAGCTTATGAGTTTTTCCTAATTTTTATTTTAAAACAACAAAAACTTGGTATTTACGCTTTGCAATTGTTGCTTGATTATTAATTACGGAAGCTACCCAATTTTGAGAAATGTTAAGCAACCAGGGATGGCAACATTTTGCCAATTATTTTACCTTATATGCTTGTACAATTTCAGCATGAGTAGCTATTATTATGCTTTTATATCCAAAAAGAATTTTTCTAGATTGTTTTTTCCCGCTAGGAGTAATGGGGCCAATTTTAACGTTAATTTTTCCAAGTAAACAACCAACTATTTTTGAATGAACCTATTATGTTTTCTTTTTAGGCCATATCTTAACGTTGTTTGGTTTTATGTATATCTACTTATTTAATTTCACAGATTATAAGTTTTCAAAACGAGCATTTCAATTTGCAATTATTACGGGAATTATTGTGTTAGCCTTAGTTGAGTTATTTAATGTCTATTTTGGCACAAATTACATTGTGGGAGACATTACATGAGCCCTAGGCTTAAAAGAATTACCACGCCCTTGGCAATTTGTGGTTGCTTTCTTTAGCGGTCTTGGTATTATTTTAATTGGTTTAGCAATTCCATACTTTTTCAAACCAATTTACCAATATCAAACTAATACTAAATTACATGAAACTTGATGAGAAATTTTGTTCGGAAAAATTAAAACTAAAATAAAACAGTCAAATAATGAAGTCAACGAATCCAACGAGGTCAGTTAA
- the deoC gene encoding deoxyribose-phosphate aldolase, whose protein sequence is MELNKYIDHTLLKPEATMEDIIKLCTEAKEYDFASVCVNPTNVSLATSLLQDSDVKVCTVVGFPLGANTTAVKTFEINDAINNGADEIDMVMNIGAFKSKDYALVLNDITACKKTAGDRILKVIIEISLLSDEEIVKACQLAMEAKADFVKTSTGFNKSGATVEAVRLMKKTVGDNYQVKAAGGVRTKEDAINMIEAGATRIGTSGGVAIVRGESHQSGY, encoded by the coding sequence ATGGAGTTAAATAAATATATTGACCATACTTTGTTAAAACCAGAAGCGACAATGGAGGATATTATTAAACTATGTACCGAAGCAAAAGAATATGATTTTGCCTCGGTATGTGTTAACCCCACAAATGTTAGTTTAGCAACGAGCTTATTACAAGATAGTGATGTGAAGGTTTGCACAGTAGTTGGATTTCCGCTAGGAGCAAATACTACCGCGGTTAAAACATTTGAAATTAATGATGCTATTAATAACGGGGCAGATGAAATTGATATGGTAATGAACATTGGGGCTTTTAAATCAAAAGACTATGCCCTAGTTTTAAATGATATTACTGCTTGTAAAAAAACAGCCGGAGATCGAATTTTAAAAGTTATCATTGAAATCAGCTTATTATCTGATGAAGAAATTGTCAAAGCTTGCCAATTAGCAATGGAAGCGAAAGCTGATTTTGTTAAAACTTCAACTGGATTTAATAAAAGTGGAGCTACTGTTGAAGCGGTTCGCTTAATGAAAAAAACAGTTGGCGATAACTACCAAGTTAAAGCAGCCGGAGGAGTACGCACAAAAGAAGACGCTATCAATATGATTGAAGCTGGAGCAACTAGAATCGGAACTAGTGGTGGGGTTGCAATTGTTAGAGGTGAAAGCCACCAAAGTGGGTATTAA
- a CDS encoding HU family DNA-binding protein, with product MSKKELAELLAGEFNTSKADGERMVNFIFEKISNTLTKGQEVSIAGFGKFSISERAARDGRNPATGQTIKIPASKAAKFKAAKQLKDALN from the coding sequence ATGTCAAAAAAAGAATTAGCAGAATTACTAGCTGGAGAATTTAATACATCAAAAGCCGATGGTGAAAGAATGGTTAATTTCATTTTTGAAAAAATTTCAAATACTTTAACTAAAGGACAAGAAGTATCAATCGCTGGATTTGGAAAATTTTCAATTTCTGAAAGAGCAGCTAGAGATGGAAGAAACCCAGCAACTGGGCAAACTATCAAAATTCCTGCATCTAAAGCAGCTAAATTTAAAGCAGCTAAACAATTAAAAGATGCATTAAACTAA
- a CDS encoding DnaD family protein, with protein MLNSLFNKGSINKWRFLLNHYKLINLSEEQLVLIMLIMNCSSSDKRFITPLEIATHSNFTEEKAKTMLDQLKQQGFINIKMKKSGLEMDLSPIFDKIIIIIENNQMNVERKFLYQQINNILAKPLTDDNKKTLNKYLDREISDFQLTLIINNHQNNKITFHELVKYIDAYINNKPKSLTKYNWLTD; from the coding sequence ATGTTAAATAGTTTATTTAACAAAGGTAGTATCAATAAGTGAAGATTCTTACTGAATCATTACAAGTTAATAAATTTATCAGAAGAACAGTTAGTGTTAATCATGTTGATTATGAACTGTTCTTCTTCTGATAAAAGATTTATTACCCCCTTGGAAATAGCTACGCATTCAAATTTTACAGAAGAAAAAGCGAAAACAATGTTAGATCAATTAAAACAACAAGGTTTTATTAATATTAAAATGAAAAAAAGTGGTTTAGAAATGGATTTGTCACCAATTTTTGATAAAATTATTATTATCATTGAAAACAATCAAATGAATGTGGAACGGAAGTTCTTATATCAACAAATTAATAATATTTTAGCCAAACCATTAACAGATGATAATAAAAAAACCTTAAATAAATATTTAGACCGCGAAATTTCTGATTTTCAACTGACATTAATTATTAATAATCATCAAAATAATAAAATTACTTTTCATGAGTTAGTAAAATACATTGATGCTTATATTAATAATAAGCCAAAATCATTAACTAAATATAACTGATTAACTGATTAA